In uncultured Desulfuromusa sp., a genomic segment contains:
- a CDS encoding putative manganese-dependent inorganic diphosphatase — MSAEDKIFVIGHRNPDTDSICSAIAYAELRQQQGLAGVKAARAGTINHQTQFILDFLNVAVPELLADVHPRIRDVVTEKAVTIHQSEPMSKAIELYHQNLIRTLPVVDDAGRAVGLLPLEQATEFFLVPAEPEKLRRINASLSSIQRCLGATAQHLFEPEQVEELDLHVGARREASFSLWVDKIVPQKTILVTGDRPGIQRLAVEAGVRLLIISGNVPVDERLLETARKNNVSILVSHLDTANCVWLTRMATPVGILADSDFMVVKPNDLLEDLRLKLTHGKQPAAIVCSADGLVAGIATKSHLIKNSPVKLILVDHNELSQAVPGADKVEILEVIDHHRLGNFHTDLPIRFINQPLGSTCSLVSTLYQQAGIEPEKKIAGLLLAGLLSDTVILKSPTTTDVDRNLVSWLEKYSGLDHQVFGSKLFAAGSPMASGAPARKLIFTDFKEYSAGDATLGLGQVEVVNFHSFHQRQDELMQELQKIREEKGYELAALLVTDIVMETSLLLTAGPSELPYIIGYPQEGENIYRLKGVLSRKKQLVPHLLKVFKGA, encoded by the coding sequence GTGTCGGCAGAAGACAAAATTTTTGTGATAGGACACAGAAATCCGGATACGGATTCAATTTGTAGTGCGATTGCTTATGCGGAGCTTCGTCAGCAGCAAGGACTTGCTGGTGTCAAGGCTGCCAGAGCCGGGACTATCAATCACCAAACTCAATTTATATTGGATTTCCTGAATGTTGCAGTTCCTGAATTGCTGGCAGATGTCCATCCTAGAATCAGGGATGTTGTCACTGAAAAAGCGGTCACAATTCACCAATCTGAGCCGATGTCAAAAGCAATTGAGCTCTATCACCAGAACTTGATCCGGACTCTTCCCGTTGTTGATGATGCTGGTCGTGCAGTAGGTCTGTTACCATTAGAACAGGCAACGGAGTTTTTTCTGGTTCCTGCGGAGCCTGAAAAACTGCGACGTATCAATGCCTCACTGAGTTCTATACAGCGCTGTCTCGGGGCAACAGCGCAACATTTATTTGAACCTGAGCAAGTCGAGGAGCTGGATCTCCATGTTGGTGCCCGACGCGAAGCCAGTTTCAGCCTTTGGGTTGATAAGATTGTTCCGCAAAAAACGATACTTGTTACAGGAGACCGTCCCGGAATCCAGCGTCTTGCTGTTGAGGCTGGTGTCCGTTTATTGATTATCTCTGGAAATGTTCCTGTTGATGAAAGGCTGCTGGAAACGGCACGCAAGAATAATGTATCAATACTTGTCAGTCACTTGGATACAGCAAACTGTGTCTGGCTGACACGGATGGCAACTCCTGTCGGGATTTTGGCTGATTCTGATTTTATGGTTGTTAAACCCAACGATTTGCTTGAAGATTTACGTCTCAAATTGACACACGGAAAACAACCGGCAGCAATTGTTTGTTCCGCAGATGGATTGGTTGCAGGGATTGCTACAAAAAGTCACTTGATTAAAAATTCACCTGTGAAATTGATTTTAGTTGACCATAATGAGTTGTCTCAAGCGGTTCCCGGTGCAGATAAAGTTGAAATTCTTGAAGTTATTGATCATCATCGATTGGGTAACTTCCATACTGATTTACCCATACGGTTTATAAATCAACCTTTGGGGAGTACTTGTTCCCTCGTTTCAACTCTCTACCAGCAAGCCGGAATCGAACCTGAAAAGAAAATAGCTGGTTTGCTTCTTGCCGGACTTCTTTCAGATACTGTCATTTTGAAGTCGCCTACAACCACCGATGTTGATCGCAATTTGGTGTCTTGGTTGGAAAAATATTCTGGTCTGGATCATCAAGTCTTTGGCTCTAAACTATTTGCCGCAGGAAGTCCGATGGCCAGTGGTGCTCCAGCCCGAAAGTTGATTTTTACCGATTTTAAAGAGTATAGCGCCGGAGATGCGACCCTTGGGTTAGGTCAAGTTGAAGTCGTTAATTTTCATTCTTTTCATCAGCGTCAGGACGAACTGATGCAGGAATTACAGAAAATAAGAGAGGAAAAGGGTTATGAGCTTGCTGCGCTTCTGGTGACAGATATTGTCATGGAAACAAGCCTGTTATTGACGGCTGGTCCAAGCGAACTTCCTTATATTATTGGTTATCCGCAGGAAGGAGAGAATATTTATCGTCTGAAAGGGGTGCTTTCTCGTAAAAAACAACTGGTTCCTCATTTGCTGAAAGTATTTAAAGGGGCATGA
- a CDS encoding DUF3014 domain-containing protein produces MNRTNLIILILVLVLGALGLSMYFQNYPAEEQVVQEVKQKLPPEPTKNPIVHYPVVEPTAELKPSKQQENTPTVKTTEPLLPESLPLVQESDQSIETALSSLFSKESLNILFYRDNFIQKFVATIDNLPEKKLPRTLLPIKAPGGKFLVSGTQEEPQTSSRNYKRYEPILLLLESIDTDQAIKIYTFFYPLFQTAYEQLGYTNAYFNDRLVYVIDHLIETPNPPDPIQLAQPAVLFTYADPDLEKRSAGQKILLRLGQEQRTRVLKLLNSYRQKLTNLLPQ; encoded by the coding sequence ATGAATAGAACTAATCTCATTATCTTGATTTTAGTATTAGTCCTTGGGGCCTTGGGTCTAAGCATGTATTTTCAAAACTATCCGGCTGAAGAACAGGTAGTCCAGGAAGTAAAACAAAAACTGCCTCCCGAACCAACTAAAAATCCCATTGTCCACTACCCTGTTGTTGAACCAACTGCAGAATTAAAACCTTCGAAACAACAAGAAAATACTCCAACCGTGAAGACCACAGAGCCGCTCCTTCCAGAATCATTACCTTTGGTTCAGGAAAGCGACCAGAGCATAGAAACGGCTCTTAGCAGTCTATTCAGCAAAGAGTCTCTTAATATCCTCTTCTACAGAGATAATTTTATTCAAAAGTTTGTTGCAACTATCGACAATTTACCCGAGAAAAAGTTACCCAGGACACTGTTACCGATCAAGGCTCCAGGAGGAAAATTCCTGGTATCAGGAACTCAGGAAGAGCCACAGACAAGTAGTAGAAATTACAAACGTTACGAACCTATTCTCCTCTTATTGGAATCTATCGATACTGACCAGGCTATTAAAATTTATACCTTTTTTTACCCATTATTTCAAACAGCCTATGAGCAACTCGGCTATACAAATGCCTACTTTAATGACCGACTCGTCTATGTCATTGATCATCTGATCGAAACCCCCAATCCTCCAGATCCGATTCAACTGGCGCAACCAGCGGTTCTTTTTACTTATGCTGATCCTGATCTGGAAAAACGCTCTGCGGGGCAGAAGATATTGCTGCGACTCGGGCAAGAACAAAGAACAAGGGTTCTAAAGCTCCTGAACAGCTATCGCCAAAAGCTGACAAACCTGCTTCCACAATAA
- a CDS encoding DUF3108 domain-containing protein, with product MKNMAKILFLFLMLSIPSMSSYSAEVSTTPHPIESLVGELFTYEISFLWFDHLAEGSIQLTRGEQPGTYLVVMQAKTLGAAAFFTRHRIEKYQTLMRVGPSGFLQPLWHSSHTIRGQDDSRSEKITKNTFDYASGRVRYQKIKNDKAYKDEWYAMEKDKPLFDILSALYNLRLGFYGQPGEEVIHIPTFHRKGTQDIVVEPLLELSSRDRKYFAEDSFKSRVLVDPSVFGTKGRDILVSFDAKMRPDKGIIKDVIGLGDVRGNLRTAVN from the coding sequence ATGAAAAATATGGCAAAGATTCTGTTTCTTTTCCTCATGCTGTCTATCCCGTCGATGTCTTCATATTCCGCTGAAGTCTCTACAACACCTCATCCTATTGAATCTCTGGTTGGGGAGCTATTCACCTATGAGATATCCTTTCTGTGGTTCGATCATCTTGCCGAAGGGTCAATTCAACTCACTCGGGGTGAACAGCCCGGGACTTATTTGGTCGTCATGCAAGCAAAGACGTTGGGTGCAGCAGCTTTTTTTACCCGACATCGGATTGAAAAATATCAGACTCTGATGAGGGTTGGTCCTTCGGGGTTTTTACAACCTCTATGGCATAGCTCTCATACGATTCGTGGACAAGATGACTCACGTAGCGAAAAAATCACTAAAAACACATTCGATTATGCTTCAGGACGGGTGAGATACCAAAAAATAAAGAATGATAAAGCATATAAAGATGAGTGGTATGCGATGGAGAAAGACAAGCCTCTTTTTGATATTTTAAGCGCTTTGTATAACTTGCGTCTTGGTTTTTACGGTCAACCGGGGGAAGAGGTGATTCATATTCCTACTTTCCATCGCAAAGGAACACAGGATATTGTTGTTGAGCCTTTATTGGAGTTGTCTTCTCGAGACCGGAAATATTTTGCAGAAGATTCTTTTAAAAGCCGAGTTTTGGTTGATCCTTCTGTTTTTGGTACTAAAGGGCGAGATATTCTGGTTTCTTTTGATGCCAAGATGAGGCCGGATAAGGGAATCATTAAAGATGTTATTGGTTTGGGAGATGTTCGGGGAAATCTACGTACCGCTGTGAACTGA
- a CDS encoding GSU3473 family protein encodes MREVTVIYQDGMMDMVSPSVLQELIDNDDIVKFQRSSGWVYPEIDPVRNLVSSDYQGVERRFA; translated from the coding sequence TACCAGGATGGAATGATGGACATGGTCTCACCTTCAGTGTTGCAGGAACTCATTGATAACGATGATATAGTTAAGTTTCAACGCTCCAGTGGTTGGGTCTATCCTGAAATTGACCCTGTGCGTAATTTGGTCTCTTCTGACTATCAGGGAGTGGAACGTCGATTTGCATAG
- a CDS encoding metalloregulator ArsR/SmtB family transcription factor: MATVHDTLPFDADMDFDRESEILKVLGHPIRLKIVAGLMSQSCNVKKIWECLSLPQATVSQHLALLKNKNIITGRREGVEVYYQVTSPEAVRIVGAIFGDAIICG, encoded by the coding sequence ATGGCCACAGTACATGACACACTACCATTTGACGCTGATATGGATTTTGATCGTGAATCAGAAATCCTGAAAGTTCTTGGTCACCCAATCAGACTGAAAATTGTTGCCGGATTAATGTCTCAATCCTGCAATGTTAAAAAAATCTGGGAATGTCTGTCTCTCCCACAAGCAACGGTTTCTCAGCATCTTGCACTTTTGAAAAATAAAAACATTATTACTGGACGACGAGAAGGTGTTGAAGTCTATTACCAAGTAACCTCTCCTGAAGCTGTCCGTATTGTTGGCGCAATTTTTGGTGATGCAATTATCTGTGGTTAA
- a CDS encoding class I SAM-dependent methyltransferase, translated as MQLIRTEINKINFKDEATHRLFHGRGHCFPGYEDLLIDWFKPVVLITLYRKRDEVWLAQLVELLRSLIVKAEVILLQERNLKNCPSRILFGELPKEVNAVEAGLKYRLRLNGSQNIGFFPDMIQGRRLVKTIAADKKVLNLFSYSCSFSVAAISAGAKHVVNLDMNRGALELGRINHQINHLDLRKVSFLPLELFRSFSRLRKLSPFEVIICDPPADQGRNFQPQRDWPKLIRKLPLLIQSGGDVLLCISSPHIFPEYLQQLMLQFFPQAKLAGIIYSGDEFPELNKSKGLNVLHYQIK; from the coding sequence ATGCAATTAATCCGTACGGAAATTAATAAAATAAATTTTAAAGATGAGGCTACACATCGTTTGTTTCATGGCCGAGGCCATTGTTTTCCGGGGTATGAAGATTTATTGATAGATTGGTTCAAGCCTGTCGTATTGATTACTTTATATCGTAAGCGTGACGAAGTTTGGCTGGCACAGCTGGTAGAATTATTACGTTCACTCATTGTTAAGGCTGAAGTCATCCTGTTACAGGAGAGGAATCTTAAAAATTGTCCAAGCCGGATATTGTTCGGGGAGCTACCGAAAGAGGTCAATGCTGTTGAAGCTGGTCTTAAATATCGATTACGCCTGAATGGATCGCAGAATATTGGATTTTTTCCCGATATGATTCAGGGTCGGAGACTTGTGAAGACTATAGCTGCCGACAAAAAAGTTCTTAACCTGTTTTCTTACAGTTGTAGCTTTTCTGTCGCAGCAATTTCGGCAGGAGCAAAGCATGTTGTGAATCTGGATATGAACCGCGGAGCATTGGAGCTGGGCAGGATTAACCATCAAATTAATCATCTGGATTTGCGTAAAGTCAGTTTTTTGCCCTTGGAGCTTTTTCGTAGTTTTAGCCGGTTGCGAAAGTTATCACCCTTTGAAGTTATTATTTGTGATCCTCCCGCAGATCAAGGGCGTAATTTTCAACCACAGCGGGATTGGCCTAAACTGATCCGTAAATTGCCGTTATTGATTCAATCAGGTGGGGATGTTTTACTCTGCATAAGTAGTCCTCATATTTTCCCCGAATATCTTCAACAACTCATGCTTCAGTTTTTCCCGCAAGCAAAATTGGCAGGTATTATCTATTCTGGTGATGAGTTTCCTGAGCTCAATAAAAGTAAAGGCCTGAATGTTCTGCATTATCAAATTAAATAA
- a CDS encoding 4-oxalocrotonate tautomerase family protein: MPVVIVRAIEGISAEKKEELMDRITVVMKEVLGKNPEATHVIIEEVAAENWGIRGKTVAAIRSGK; this comes from the coding sequence ATGCCGGTTGTTATTGTTCGTGCAATTGAAGGGATCAGTGCTGAAAAGAAAGAAGAGTTGATGGATAGAATTACTGTTGTCATGAAAGAAGTTCTCGGGAAAAACCCTGAGGCGACTCATGTTATTATTGAGGAGGTGGCAGCTGAAAACTGGGGGATTCGTGGGAAGACTGTGGCGGCGATCCGCTCAGGGAAATAG